The proteins below come from a single Gemmatimonadaceae bacterium genomic window:
- a CDS encoding aldehyde dehydrogenase family protein, protein MGPIISAPQRALIMEQLQEAVAQGARVVAQQEPHLVPAPAADSTDRMSDRQVPAVVLAGVTTAMRVWQEETFGPVLAVTCARDRGRRHRVGRKWHALRG, encoded by the coding sequence ATGGGTCCCATCATCTCGGCGCCACAGCGGGCGTTGATCATGGAGCAACTGCAGGAAGCGGTGGCGCAGGGTGCCCGCGTGGTGGCGCAACAGGAACCGCATCTGGTGCCGGCCCCCGCTGCGGACTCGACGGACCGCATGAGTGATCGACAGGTTCCCGCCGTGGTGCTGGCCGGTGTCACGACCGCCATGCGCGTCTGGCAGGAGGAAACGTTCGGTCCGGTCCTCGCGGTCACATGCGCGCGCGACCGAGGCAGACGCCATCGCGTTGGCCGAAAGTGGCACGCGTTACGGGGCTGA
- a CDS encoding YggT family protein: MGGSPYSKWWRWSHVITEPISRPTAGVIPDVGMFDITIIVAYFGCNCSSRVILRAPPDPSQRALTYIAEVER; encoded by the coding sequence GTGGGCGGCTCGCCGTACTCTAAGTGGTGGCGATGGTCGCACGTGATCACGGAACCCATTTCTCGCCCCACTGCGGGAGTCATTCCGGACGTCGGCATGTTCGACATCACGATCATTGTCGCGTATTTCGGCTGCAACTGCTCGAGTCGGGTGATCTTGCGCGCGCCTCCAGATCCGTCCCAACGCGCCTTGACATATATCGCTGAGGTGGAGCGGTGA
- a CDS encoding fasciclin domain-containing protein → MRRSRSGPVPVLIPNDAAFRQAAQGAHSTRCSRTRARCGNMLPITSSRVASQPTTSRISQRQGTQTVEGERETRIGRPGTQLTIGTANVVRADVMAKNGIIHVIDTVLIPPGR, encoded by the coding sequence TTGAGACGCTCAAGGTCCGGGCCCGTTCCGGTCCTGATTCCCAACGACGCCGCATTTCGCCAAGCTGCCCAAGGGGCACACTCGACGCGCTGTTCAAGGACAAGAGCGCGCTGCGGGAATATGCTCCCTATCACCTCATCGCGGGTCGCCTCACAGCCGACGACTTCTCGCATCTCTCAACGGCAAGGGACGCAGACGGTGGAGGGGGAGCGCGAGACGCGCATCGGCCGACCGGGCACGCAGTTGACCATCGGGACCGCCAACGTGGTGCGGGCCGACGTCATGGCGAAGAACGGCATCATTCACGTCATCGACACGGTGCTGATTCCGCCGGGTCGCTGA